The following proteins are encoded in a genomic region of Desulfuromonas acetoxidans DSM 684:
- a CDS encoding type IV pilus twitching motility protein PilT, whose amino-acid sequence MELNDILGMAIKANASDVHIKAGLPPVYRIDGQLRPLPKAPRLSPEDIRKMAYAMMSELQRKKFEDSHEVDLSYGVKGMGRFRVNMFTQRGSISMVLRTIPFNVQTIEELMLPAVIKKLTNETRGLILVTGTTGSGKSTTLASMIDAINANHTAHIITIEDPIEFLHRDKKSIINQREIGVDTDTFANALKAALRQDPDVILVGEMRDYETIETALTAAETGHLVLSTLHTVDAQESINRIVGAFPPYQQRQIRLQLSAILKGVVSQRLVPRADGKGRVPAVEVMVSTARVRELIDDKEKTKLLRDTIQQGFDSYGMQTFDQSLMSLMHKKLISFDEALRQSSNPDDFKLKVSGISSSSDLSWDQFSGDNDGDEGENNDS is encoded by the coding sequence ATGGAGCTGAACGACATTCTCGGCATGGCGATTAAAGCCAACGCCTCGGACGTTCATATCAAAGCCGGCCTGCCACCGGTCTACCGGATTGACGGCCAGTTACGCCCGCTCCCCAAGGCACCGAGGTTGTCACCGGAAGACATCCGCAAAATGGCCTATGCCATGATGAGCGAGCTCCAGCGCAAAAAGTTTGAGGACAGCCACGAAGTGGACTTGTCCTACGGCGTGAAGGGCATGGGCCGCTTCCGTGTCAACATGTTTACCCAGCGTGGCTCCATCTCCATGGTACTGCGGACCATCCCGTTCAATGTTCAGACCATTGAAGAGCTGATGTTACCGGCCGTCATCAAAAAACTGACCAATGAAACCCGCGGTCTGATTCTGGTCACCGGCACCACAGGTTCCGGTAAATCGACCACTCTGGCCAGCATGATCGACGCCATCAACGCCAACCACACCGCCCACATTATCACCATTGAGGACCCGATCGAGTTCCTCCATCGCGATAAAAAAAGTATCATCAATCAACGCGAGATCGGTGTGGATACCGACACCTTTGCCAACGCCCTCAAAGCCGCCCTGCGTCAGGACCCCGACGTCATCCTCGTCGGTGAGATGCGTGACTATGAAACCATTGAAACCGCACTGACCGCCGCTGAAACCGGCCACCTGGTTCTCTCCACCCTGCATACGGTTGACGCCCAGGAGAGTATCAACCGGATTGTCGGTGCCTTTCCACCGTATCAACAACGCCAGATTCGCCTGCAACTGTCGGCGATTCTTAAAGGCGTGGTTTCCCAGCGCCTGGTTCCTCGCGCCGACGGCAAAGGCCGGGTCCCGGCCGTCGAGGTCATGGTATCGACGGCCCGGGTACGGGAGCTGATCGACGACAAGGAGAAAACCAAGCTGCTGCGTGATACCATTCAGCAAGGGTTTGATTCCTACGGCATGCAGACCTTTGACCAGTCGCTGATGAGCCTGATGCATAAAAAGCTCATCTCCTTTGATGAAGCATTACGGCAAAGCTCCAACCCGGACGATTTCAAACTCAAAGTCTCCGGGATCTCCTCATCGTCCGACCTGTCCTGGGATCAGTTCAGTGGCGACAATGACGGGGACGAAGGAGAAAACAACGACTCGTGA
- a CDS encoding regulatory protein RecX has protein sequence MTAPDAYALCLRWLTRRARCEADLRRRLQQRGCVDNDIEQALQRCRELGYIDDPRFAVERASQLMRQGRAVGPRLLMELKKEGLPETLATEAVQHCHEHYDQMDLLADLVERRYAKLDFTALEDRDKRRIINYLQRRGFPLAMILDHLKEKERQID, from the coding sequence GTGACCGCGCCCGACGCCTATGCTCTGTGCCTGCGCTGGCTGACCCGCCGCGCCCGCTGCGAAGCAGACCTGCGCCGCCGCCTGCAACAACGTGGCTGTGTGGATAACGATATTGAACAGGCATTGCAACGCTGCCGCGAACTCGGCTATATTGACGATCCCCGATTTGCTGTGGAACGCGCCTCACAACTGATGCGTCAGGGGCGTGCCGTCGGTCCACGACTGCTGATGGAGCTGAAAAAAGAGGGGCTGCCGGAAACTCTGGCAACAGAAGCCGTCCAGCACTGCCATGAGCACTACGACCAAATGGACTTGCTGGCGGATCTGGTGGAACGGCGCTACGCCAAGCTCGATTTCACCGCGCTGGAAGACCGCGACAAACGACGTATCATCAATTATTTGCAACGCCGGGGGTTTCCCCTTGCCATGATATTGGACCATCTCAAAGAGAAAGAAAGGCAGATCGACTGA
- the alaS gene encoding alanine--tRNA ligase, with amino-acid sequence MLTANEIRARFIQYFEKHGHRAVPSSSLIPHNDPTLLFTNAGMNQFKDLFLGAETRDYKRATSAQKCVRAGGKHNDLENVGRTARHHTFFEMLGNFSFGDYFKQDAIRFGWEFLTKEMKLPVEDLWVSVFEDDDEAFNIWRDEIGVREERILRLGEKDNFWAMGDTGPCGPCSEIHIDQGEEMTCGPDCALGVCDCDRFLELWNLVFMQYERSADGTLSPLPKPSIDTGMGLERITAVVQGVKSNYDTDSLRAIIAHIEQLAGKTYGDNEDADVSMRVIADHSRATAFLIADGVLPSNEGRGYVLRRIMRRAARHAKMLGFDEPVLFKTATFVMESMKDAYPELEERLDYVAKVVKNEEERFIQTLGNGLRILNEEIDTLKSKGQTVIPGDTVFRLYDTFGFPVDLTADIVEGQNFTLDEAGFETCMEQQRQKARENWKGSGEEGIGAVYKQLAEQGMSCEFTGYDKCDDFGTVLALLKDGQQVESVSAGETVEIITSITPFYGESGGQSGDGGTLTAEGVKATISETLKPLPNLHVHVATIDEGTLSVGQAAELHVDVEQRTACALNHSATHILQAVLCEVLGDHVKQAGSQVTPDRLRFDFIHFSALTPEEIQQVEEKVNQRIRENAGVMTDVMNTDDAVKAGATALFGEKYGDSVRVVRMGDFSMELCGGTHVSATGNIGLFKIVQEAGIAAGVRRIEAVTGSGALSTVREQEQMIGDLAALVKSDPSQLATRLKKLMEHQKELERQVSTLEDRLSADRAGNLMDQVQTIDNVKLLAVRIDNLDGKQLREQADKLRDQLQSGVIVLGGVNDGKVALLVSVTKDLTNTLKAGNLIKPLAEMVGGRGGGRPDLAQAGGSQPEQLNNALEAAAGIVGEAL; translated from the coding sequence ATGCTAACCGCCAACGAAATTCGCGCCCGCTTCATCCAGTATTTTGAAAAGCACGGGCACCGTGCCGTCCCCTCGTCCTCTCTGATTCCTCACAACGACCCGACCCTGCTGTTTACCAATGCCGGGATGAACCAGTTCAAGGACCTGTTCCTCGGCGCGGAAACCCGCGACTACAAACGCGCTACCTCGGCGCAAAAATGTGTCCGCGCCGGCGGCAAACATAACGATCTGGAAAATGTCGGTCGCACAGCCCGTCACCACACCTTCTTTGAGATGCTCGGCAATTTCTCGTTTGGCGATTATTTCAAACAGGACGCCATCCGCTTTGGCTGGGAATTTCTCACCAAAGAGATGAAACTGCCCGTCGAGGATTTGTGGGTGTCGGTGTTCGAAGATGACGATGAAGCCTTCAACATCTGGCGCGATGAAATCGGCGTGCGTGAAGAACGGATCCTGCGCCTGGGTGAAAAAGACAACTTCTGGGCCATGGGCGACACCGGCCCCTGCGGCCCCTGTAGCGAAATCCATATCGACCAGGGCGAGGAGATGACCTGCGGACCCGACTGTGCCCTCGGCGTGTGCGACTGTGACCGTTTTCTCGAACTGTGGAACCTGGTATTCATGCAATACGAGCGCAGCGCCGACGGCACCTTGAGCCCACTGCCCAAGCCATCCATCGACACCGGCATGGGTTTGGAGCGGATCACCGCCGTGGTCCAGGGCGTCAAAAGCAACTACGACACCGACTCACTGCGCGCCATCATTGCCCACATTGAGCAACTGGCCGGAAAAACCTATGGTGACAACGAGGACGCTGATGTCTCCATGCGTGTCATCGCCGACCACAGTCGCGCCACCGCCTTCTTAATCGCTGACGGCGTGCTACCCAGCAACGAAGGCCGCGGCTATGTGTTGCGCCGCATCATGCGTCGCGCTGCACGTCACGCTAAGATGCTCGGTTTCGACGAACCGGTGTTGTTCAAAACCGCCACGTTCGTCATGGAATCGATGAAAGACGCTTACCCCGAACTGGAAGAGCGTCTTGACTATGTCGCCAAAGTGGTCAAGAACGAAGAGGAACGCTTCATCCAGACCCTCGGCAACGGCCTGCGGATCCTCAACGAGGAGATCGACACTCTCAAATCCAAAGGGCAAACCGTTATTCCCGGTGACACCGTGTTCCGGCTTTACGACACCTTCGGCTTCCCGGTCGACCTGACCGCCGACATCGTTGAAGGTCAGAACTTCACCCTCGACGAAGCCGGTTTTGAAACCTGCATGGAACAGCAGCGTCAGAAAGCTCGCGAAAACTGGAAGGGTTCCGGCGAAGAGGGAATCGGTGCGGTGTACAAACAACTGGCTGAACAGGGCATGAGTTGTGAGTTTACCGGCTATGACAAGTGTGACGATTTCGGTACGGTGCTGGCGTTGCTCAAAGACGGCCAGCAGGTGGAATCGGTTTCAGCCGGTGAAACCGTTGAGATCATCACTTCGATCACCCCGTTTTACGGCGAATCCGGTGGTCAGAGCGGCGACGGCGGCACCCTGACCGCTGAAGGGGTCAAAGCCACCATCAGCGAAACACTCAAACCGTTGCCGAATCTGCACGTGCATGTTGCCACCATTGATGAAGGCACCCTGAGTGTCGGTCAGGCCGCTGAACTGCATGTCGATGTGGAGCAACGCACCGCCTGTGCCCTCAACCACAGCGCCACCCATATCCTTCAGGCGGTGTTGTGCGAAGTGCTTGGCGACCACGTTAAGCAGGCCGGTTCCCAAGTCACTCCGGATCGGTTGCGTTTCGACTTTATCCACTTCTCGGCCCTGACACCTGAGGAGATTCAGCAGGTCGAGGAGAAGGTCAACCAGCGCATCCGAGAAAACGCCGGTGTCATGACCGACGTGATGAATACCGATGACGCGGTTAAAGCCGGGGCCACCGCCCTGTTCGGCGAAAAATACGGTGACAGTGTGCGTGTTGTGCGCATGGGTGACTTCAGCATGGAACTGTGCGGCGGTACCCACGTCAGTGCCACCGGCAACATCGGCCTGTTTAAAATCGTTCAGGAAGCGGGTATTGCTGCCGGTGTCCGCCGTATTGAAGCCGTCACTGGCTCAGGTGCTCTGAGCACCGTGCGCGAACAGGAACAGATGATCGGTGATCTCGCCGCGTTGGTTAAGAGCGATCCCAGCCAACTCGCCACGCGCCTGAAAAAACTGATGGAACATCAAAAAGAACTGGAACGTCAGGTGTCCACCCTTGAAGACCGCCTCAGCGCTGATCGTGCCGGCAACCTAATGGATCAGGTACAAACAATCGACAACGTCAAATTGCTCGCCGTGCGTATCGACAACCTCGACGGCAAACAACTGCGCGAACAGGCAGACAAACTGCGTGATCAACTGCAATCCGGAGTGATTGTTCTCGGTGGCGTCAACGACGGCAAGGTGGCTCTGCTGGTCAGTGTCACCAAGGATCTCACTAATACCCTCAAGGCAGGCAACCTGATCAAACCGCTGGCCGAGATGGTCGGTGGCCGCGGTGGCGGACGTCCCGATTTGGCTCAGGCCGGCGGGTCACAGCCTGAGCAACTCAACAACGCTCTGGAAGCCGCTGCCGGTATTGTCGGCGAAGCCCTTTAG
- a CDS encoding cupin domain-containing protein, whose product MASTIIRTAEQDEYDLADHPLFFVRDVVTKEHTPHLSLHRGRIEPGGEITPHRQEHTETMYILSGDVECTLDDEKFELGTGTCLVIEPHTMRGLKNIGDQPVELLVVFTPPLA is encoded by the coding sequence ATGGCGTCAACCATCATCCGTACTGCAGAACAGGACGAGTACGATCTTGCCGATCATCCGTTGTTCTTCGTTCGTGACGTGGTGACGAAAGAGCACACCCCGCACCTGTCACTGCACCGCGGCCGGATTGAACCCGGCGGGGAGATCACTCCGCACCGACAGGAGCATACCGAAACCATGTACATTCTCTCGGGAGACGTGGAGTGTACTCTGGACGACGAAAAATTCGAACTCGGTACCGGCACCTGTCTGGTGATCGAACCGCACACCATGCGCGGTTTAAAAAACATCGGCGACCAACCGGTGGAATTATTGGTGGTCTTCACCCCGCCCTTAGCCTGA
- the hslV gene encoding ATP-dependent protease subunit HslV gives MFRGTTIVCVRRDDQVTLAGDGQVTLGHTVMKHGACKIRRMHNDQIIAGFAGSTADAFTLFEKFEAKLQEFRGQLARAAVALAKDWRNDRVLRRLEALLLVADRDQTLVISGVGDVIESDDGVAAIGSGGPYAQAAARALLRNTDMVPEQIAEQALTIAAEICIYTNDNISMETLS, from the coding sequence ATGTTTCGAGGAACCACCATCGTCTGTGTTCGCCGGGATGACCAAGTAACCTTGGCCGGAGACGGTCAGGTGACGCTGGGACATACCGTCATGAAACACGGTGCCTGTAAAATTAGGCGCATGCACAACGATCAGATTATCGCTGGCTTTGCCGGCAGTACAGCAGATGCGTTCACTCTGTTTGAAAAGTTCGAGGCCAAACTGCAGGAGTTTCGCGGCCAACTGGCCCGCGCAGCCGTAGCCCTGGCCAAAGACTGGCGCAATGACCGTGTATTACGCCGCCTTGAAGCTCTGTTACTCGTCGCCGATCGCGACCAGACTCTGGTTATCTCCGGCGTTGGCGACGTTATTGAAAGCGACGATGGCGTTGCTGCCATCGGCTCCGGTGGTCCATATGCCCAGGCGGCAGCACGCGCCTTGTTGCGCAACACCGACATGGTGCCGGAGCAAATTGCCGAGCAGGCACTGACCATTGCGGCAGAGATTTGCATTTACACCAACGACAACATCAGTATGGAAACATTGTCATGA
- the hslU gene encoding ATP-dependent protease ATPase subunit HslU gives MTNFTPREIVSELDRYIIGQRGAKRAVAVALRNRWRRQQVPAELRDEISPKNIIMIGATGVGKTEIARRLAKLAQAPFIKVEASKFTEVGYVGRDVESMVRDLVELAIIMVREQEAKKVRLKAEERAEEKLLDLLLPGERKNLDSEDDSSSSTRDKLRRLLRMGELDNRFVELETEESTIPAMEVLTPPGAEDMGLNIKEMFGNMFPKKTKRRRIAVSEARQILIDQEAEKLVDMDNVQQQARDLTEQSGIIFIDEIDKVASKDGGQGPEVSREGVQRDILPIVEGSTVNTKYGAVKTDHILFVAAGAFHVAKPSDLIPELQGRFPIRVELDNLGEEEFVRILTEPKNSLVNQYQALMSTENITLSFTSEAIHEIARTAAQVNEQTENIGARRLHTIMEKLLEELSFDAPEMNEKTLTIDVAQVRESLGDIVGDEDLSRFIL, from the coding sequence ATGACCAATTTTACCCCGCGGGAGATTGTCTCGGAGCTGGATCGTTACATCATCGGCCAGCGCGGCGCCAAGCGTGCCGTGGCTGTCGCCCTGCGCAACCGCTGGCGACGTCAACAGGTCCCAGCGGAGTTGCGCGACGAGATCTCGCCGAAGAATATCATTATGATCGGTGCCACCGGCGTCGGTAAAACCGAAATTGCCCGGCGACTGGCCAAACTGGCCCAGGCACCATTTATCAAAGTCGAAGCCAGCAAATTTACCGAAGTCGGCTATGTTGGCCGCGATGTCGAAAGCATGGTGCGCGACCTGGTGGAACTGGCTATTATCATGGTACGCGAACAGGAAGCCAAGAAGGTCCGTCTCAAAGCAGAAGAGCGCGCTGAAGAGAAGCTGCTTGACCTGCTGCTGCCCGGGGAGCGCAAAAACCTCGACAGCGAAGACGACAGCAGCAGTTCGACCCGAGACAAACTACGCCGCCTGTTGCGCATGGGTGAGCTGGATAACCGTTTTGTCGAACTGGAAACCGAGGAGAGCACCATTCCGGCCATGGAGGTGTTAACGCCACCGGGAGCTGAAGATATGGGCCTGAACATCAAGGAGATGTTCGGCAACATGTTCCCGAAGAAAACCAAGCGCCGCCGCATTGCCGTCAGCGAAGCACGCCAGATTCTCATTGATCAGGAAGCGGAAAAACTGGTCGATATGGACAATGTCCAACAACAAGCCCGTGACCTCACCGAACAAAGTGGTATCATCTTTATTGATGAAATCGACAAAGTGGCGAGCAAAGACGGTGGTCAAGGACCGGAAGTGTCCCGTGAGGGCGTACAACGCGACATTCTGCCCATTGTTGAAGGCAGTACCGTGAACACCAAGTACGGTGCGGTCAAAACCGACCACATACTGTTCGTGGCCGCCGGAGCATTTCATGTGGCCAAGCCATCGGACCTGATCCCGGAGTTGCAGGGGCGCTTTCCAATCCGCGTTGAGCTGGACAATCTGGGTGAGGAGGAGTTTGTTCGCATCCTCACCGAGCCGAAAAATTCGCTGGTCAACCAGTATCAGGCCCTGATGTCCACAGAAAACATCACCCTGAGTTTTACCAGCGAGGCAATTCACGAAATTGCCCGCACGGCCGCCCAAGTCAACGAACAGACAGAAAATATCGGTGCACGTCGTTTACACACCATCATGGAGAAACTGCTCGAAGAGCTCTCTTTTGACGCTCCGGAAATGAACGAGAAAACCCTGACCATTGACGTGGCTCAGGTCCGGGAAAGTCTTGGTGATATCGTTGGTGACGAAGACTTGTCCCGCTTTATTCTCTAG
- the argB gene encoding acetylglutamate kinase, whose protein sequence is MQEIINKAKVLVEALPYIQRFNNKTIVIKYGGNAMVEEHLKESFANDIILLKLIGLNPVIVHGGGPQIGKVLKEMGRETDFVQGMRVTDHETMNVVEMVLGGKVNKEIVGNINHFGGKAVGLSGKDGNLITARKLEMKRINPDTLTPEIIDVGMVGEVASINPAVLTALEESSFIPVIAPVGVGVNGETYNINADLVAGRVAGALHAEKLILLTDIEGVKDKQGELISTIDIDEVPGLIDDGTIGGGMIPKVNCCVDAVMEGVKKAHIIDGRMEHACLLEIFTDQGIGTAVARFKR, encoded by the coding sequence ATGCAGGAAATTATCAATAAAGCCAAAGTGCTGGTCGAGGCATTGCCGTATATCCAGCGCTTCAACAATAAAACCATTGTCATCAAGTACGGCGGCAATGCCATGGTCGAAGAGCACCTTAAAGAGAGCTTTGCCAACGACATCATCCTGCTCAAGCTGATCGGCCTTAATCCGGTCATCGTCCACGGTGGTGGACCACAAATCGGCAAAGTGCTTAAGGAGATGGGCCGTGAAACGGACTTTGTCCAGGGCATGCGCGTCACCGATCACGAAACCATGAACGTCGTCGAAATGGTGCTTGGCGGCAAGGTGAACAAAGAGATCGTCGGCAACATCAACCACTTCGGCGGCAAAGCGGTTGGCTTGTCCGGCAAGGACGGCAACCTGATCACCGCCCGCAAGCTGGAGATGAAACGCATCAATCCAGACACTCTGACTCCGGAAATCATCGATGTCGGCATGGTCGGCGAAGTGGCTTCCATCAATCCGGCGGTCCTCACCGCCCTTGAGGAGAGCAGCTTTATCCCGGTCATTGCTCCGGTGGGTGTTGGTGTCAACGGTGAAACCTATAATATCAACGCCGATCTGGTTGCCGGTCGAGTGGCTGGAGCCCTGCATGCCGAGAAGCTGATTCTGCTTACCGACATTGAAGGGGTCAAAGACAAACAGGGCGAGCTGATTTCGACCATTGACATTGATGAAGTTCCCGGCTTAATAGACGATGGCACCATTGGCGGCGGCATGATCCCCAAAGTCAATTGCTGTGTCGATGCGGTGATGGAAGGGGTGAAAAAAGCCCACATTATCGATGGCCGCATGGAACATGCCTGTCTGCTGGAAATCTTTACCGACCAAGGGATCGGCACCGCTGTAGCGAGGTTTAAACGATGA
- a CDS encoding acetylornithine transaminase has product MSTSQDWITRGDQHITTTYGRYPLVAVKGEGCWLWDADGNKYLDFLAGVAVNNLGHCHPKVVEALQRQAATLIHCSNYYHIPSQIELAEILCEHSFGDRVFFCNSGAEANEAAMKLVRKYSAEKHGENRFEVITALASFHGRTIGTISATGQDAVRKGFTPVVPGFKYVPFGDIDAMRSAISPNTCAVMLEPVQGEGGVNVPPEGYLKAVRQLCDEQDLLLVFDEVQVGCGRTGTLFAYQHDEIAPDIMTLAKALAGGPPIGAMVATEEVAATFVPGTHGSTFGGNPLMTSAAVAAMRCLLDDGVLDNCVAMGDYLREQLEALSSRFSFAGAVRGRGLILGLQLETPGADIVKQAMAKGLLINCTAGSVLRFVPPLIVSREEIDQAMTILGEVLSEVEKNR; this is encoded by the coding sequence ATGAGCACATCACAAGACTGGATCACCCGCGGTGATCAGCATATTACAACCACGTACGGCCGCTACCCGCTGGTTGCGGTGAAAGGCGAAGGCTGCTGGCTGTGGGATGCCGATGGCAACAAATATCTCGATTTTCTCGCCGGTGTCGCGGTCAACAACCTGGGCCATTGTCATCCCAAAGTGGTTGAGGCCCTGCAGCGGCAGGCGGCAACGTTGATCCACTGCTCGAATTACTACCATATTCCAAGCCAGATTGAGCTGGCGGAGATTCTCTGCGAGCACTCTTTCGGCGACCGGGTGTTCTTCTGCAACTCTGGGGCTGAAGCCAACGAAGCGGCCATGAAACTGGTGCGCAAGTACAGCGCTGAAAAGCACGGTGAAAACCGCTTTGAAGTGATCACCGCGCTGGCCTCGTTCCACGGCCGCACCATCGGCACCATCAGTGCCACCGGCCAGGACGCCGTACGCAAAGGGTTCACTCCGGTGGTTCCCGGTTTCAAATATGTGCCGTTCGGCGATATCGACGCCATGCGTAGTGCCATCAGCCCCAACACCTGTGCGGTCATGCTGGAACCGGTTCAGGGTGAAGGCGGCGTCAATGTCCCACCTGAAGGCTACCTCAAGGCGGTGCGTCAACTGTGCGATGAGCAGGACCTGCTGCTGGTATTTGACGAGGTTCAGGTCGGCTGCGGTCGTACCGGAACCCTGTTCGCCTATCAACACGACGAGATCGCTCCGGACATTATGACTCTGGCCAAAGCTCTGGCCGGCGGTCCGCCCATCGGTGCCATGGTCGCCACTGAAGAGGTCGCCGCAACCTTTGTCCCTGGTACGCACGGCTCCACGTTTGGCGGCAACCCGCTAATGACCAGCGCTGCCGTCGCCGCCATGCGTTGTCTGCTTGATGACGGCGTGCTCGACAACTGCGTGGCCATGGGTGATTATCTGCGTGAGCAACTCGAAGCACTGAGCAGCCGGTTTTCCTTCGCCGGAGCCGTGCGTGGTCGTGGTTTGATTCTCGGCCTGCAACTGGAGACTCCCGGTGCGGACATCGTCAAACAAGCCATGGCCAAAGGGCTGTTGATCAACTGCACTGCCGGCAGCGTGTTGCGTTTCGTGCCGCCATTGATCGTCAGCCGCGAAGAGATCGACCAGGCCATGACGATCCTTGGCGAGGTGTTGAGCGAGGTGGAGAAAAACAGATAA
- the argF gene encoding ornithine carbamoyltransferase, whose protein sequence is MTNHFLCLTDWTAAELDAIFALTKELKDKQKQGIAHPLLAGKTLGMIFEKSSTRTRISFEVGMYQLGGHALFLSSSNTQLGRGEPIKDTARVMSRYVDGIMIRTFSQEGIEELARYADVPVINALTDSYHPCQVMADLFTVLEHKGSYKDQVYCWIGDGNNMAHSWINAAAVLGFELRVATPKGYEPDTSVIERAEQLGAKITYTNDPLQAAWGADVLNTDVWASMGQEQEQLQREKDFVGFQINAEVIDAADGDCLVLHCLPAHRGEEITDDVIEGRHSVVFDEAENRLHVQKAIMATLMNKE, encoded by the coding sequence GTGACTAACCATTTTCTCTGTCTGACCGACTGGACGGCTGCAGAGCTTGATGCCATTTTTGCTCTGACCAAAGAGCTCAAGGACAAACAGAAGCAAGGCATTGCCCATCCGCTGCTGGCCGGAAAAACCCTGGGAATGATTTTTGAGAAGAGTTCCACCCGCACCCGCATCTCCTTTGAAGTGGGCATGTACCAATTGGGTGGTCACGCATTGTTTTTGTCATCAAGCAACACCCAGCTTGGCCGCGGAGAACCGATCAAAGACACGGCGCGAGTGATGTCACGCTACGTTGACGGCATCATGATCCGCACCTTCTCCCAAGAGGGGATCGAGGAGCTGGCCCGTTATGCCGATGTGCCGGTGATCAATGCCCTGACCGACAGTTATCACCCCTGCCAGGTAATGGCCGACCTGTTTACGGTTCTGGAACACAAAGGCAGCTACAAAGATCAGGTCTACTGTTGGATCGGCGACGGCAACAACATGGCCCATTCGTGGATCAATGCCGCGGCTGTGCTCGGATTTGAGCTGCGCGTGGCCACGCCGAAAGGCTATGAGCCGGATACCTCGGTGATTGAACGGGCTGAACAACTGGGTGCCAAGATCACCTACACCAATGATCCGTTGCAAGCCGCCTGGGGTGCTGATGTGCTGAATACCGATGTATGGGCGAGCATGGGCCAGGAGCAGGAACAGTTGCAGCGCGAAAAAGATTTTGTTGGCTTCCAGATCAATGCCGAAGTGATTGATGCCGCCGATGGTGACTGCCTGGTGCTCCATTGCCTGCCGGCACATCGCGGCGAAGAGATTACCGACGACGTTATCGAAGGTCGCCATTCGGTGGTCTTTGATGAAGCGGAAAACCGCCTTCACGTCCAGAAAGCGATCATGGCCACCCTGATGAACAAGGAGTAA
- a CDS encoding RDD family protein, producing MNIECPHCQFSKEIADDKLPPLPAKVTCPQCSEQFTLEAPNVVIEEEPLLTEDATMPTTAPVPPTPPVAQPATTTAMEDVPAGFWVRVLASIIDSVLLQVIGFGMGFGMQMVLGGTMDPEADPTVALLMLAMGMVLSIAYYVFFTGYNGQTPGKMALRIKVIHNDGGGVGYGQAFVREVIGKFFSGVLLCIGYLMVAFRADKRGLHDLMARTRVIKV from the coding sequence ATGAACATTGAATGTCCACACTGTCAGTTCAGCAAAGAGATTGCCGACGACAAACTGCCGCCGTTACCGGCCAAGGTGACCTGTCCGCAATGTTCTGAACAGTTCACCCTTGAGGCACCCAACGTTGTCATTGAGGAAGAACCACTGCTGACAGAAGATGCGACCATGCCGACAACGGCACCCGTTCCTCCGACACCACCCGTCGCTCAACCGGCGACCACAACGGCGATGGAGGATGTTCCAGCGGGTTTCTGGGTTCGTGTTCTGGCATCCATTATCGATTCAGTGCTGCTACAAGTCATCGGTTTCGGCATGGGCTTTGGCATGCAGATGGTTCTCGGCGGCACCATGGACCCGGAAGCGGACCCCACGGTGGCCCTGTTGATGTTGGCCATGGGTATGGTCCTGTCAATCGCTTATTATGTCTTTTTCACCGGCTACAATGGCCAGACGCCGGGCAAAATGGCCTTGCGTATCAAGGTCATCCATAACGATGGCGGCGGTGTCGGCTACGGTCAGGCGTTTGTTCGTGAAGTCATTGGCAAGTTTTTCTCCGGGGTGCTGTTGTGTATCGGCTACCTGATGGTCGCGTTCCGTGCCGACAAGCGTGGTCTGCACGACCTGATGGCCCGAACCCGGGTTATTAAAGTATAA